The stretch of DNA AATTTCaacatatatttaattttataccaTATCCAATTCATATCTAATTTTATACCATAACATATTTTTAGTAATTATATAaaccaaaaaaatataataaaatattaaaagataaGATTGGGAGATAAGatttaatacaagaaaataaccttctaaattcaataAGAATTATAAATCATACTTTCgtataatttcaacatattctagtcaaataaattttaaatcattcataatagcatattttaaatttcagatccaagaatatcaaaaattttaaataacatattttaatctaatagaaATTTTAATTCAGATAAGATTCAAGATAAACTGCtagaaaatatcatatatttaatacataaaacatgtaaatttgtaacatatttaaatctaaaaataaaaattttaaatagggatcaaagaacattataaaaacttcaGCTAATAGATTTTAatacaataataaatattttgacatttaaagaattgataaatatttttaaactacaaaactttcaatatttaaagaatcaaaataaaaactaaaacttttattttcaagaaacgTAGGGAAACCTACCCCTCGTTAGTATGGTATAACTCATCATTCCATCCTTTATTGGGCTcggctaggtgaggaacgaataaaaaaatcttttcccTTAAATAAGAGAAGATGAACCCCCGttaaaagaaatttattttaatttttatatttatttaatataaattatttctatttaatatgttGTCACtgaaatacttaatagttatttcctaatagGAAATAGATTAatatttcttaaattataatgataagtaagaaaaaaattaatttctaaCTTAACTATTTGATTTGATAAGAATTACTGAGAAGAAGAAACGCAGCTCACAGTGACAGTACGGTGGAATAGAAGATGAAAAATCTTCTGATTTAATCGAATTTCGCGACTGAGATTGAGAAGGAGGGAACATcaaaattgattgattgattgattcttttttcctttcttttatcaGTACTTTGTTCATAATAAATGGATAGGGTCTGTGACTGAGACTTTGGGCCATTTGCAGCCCAAGGTTATGAACGCACACCAAACTGGAGAGATTGGACTGATCTATCAGCATCACCTCAACCTGACTTCACTCATCATATCATTCCCGACTGCGGCATGGTTCTTTCTGACCTGCATCACATATAATGTCCGATCTTAAGTTTTCGCGATTACTGGTCACCAATCATAATATGTAACATGGCATATATCAAGTTATGAAGTCGAATGATGTATCTGTTCTTATTTATTACATATGGTGTTTCATAAATACTTGAGTTATATTCTTAATCCTAAATCAAATTGTTCGTGAGAGGGAATATTCGAAacctataaatataataaattatttccTACCTTAATTAAAATCTTTATCAGGCCCCACTAATATGTAGGATATATCAAGACATCATAATGGCTGCAAGCTCACtagttatattttatattatgatcATAGTGCCCAACCCAAACTCgattcaaattaaaattgtgaactGAACTGTCCATAATTTATAAGCTACATGGCTAAGCAGTACTTTGGTGTTCCATTTGCAAATCGAGAACCATCTGAAGTGCTTTTATTTAATGCTTGGTACATGCCAAGGCCAGTACATGTTCATCAATATTAACTTCAAACGATAGTCATTATTTTATCCAAACTGTAAGTTACAGAGCTGATGATCATCGTGCCCTTTCATCATATCTTATGACAATAATGGCTTTAAGAATAAGCACAGTCGTGATTCGAGATTGGAATAACAGCATCACCATGAAGTCATGGACGTAATGTTACGATAAAGATTGAAGTCATTTTGTTAAATAGGAGGCCTTCAAGAGGCCATGCAAGAAGAACATGTACTATCCAACGAACATGATGAATTATAGGTAGGTAAACATAGTAAGGAAAGAAACAAAGACTTAGATATCTAAGCCTCCTAATGTGCCAAAGAATTAATTGAATGTTGTTATTAACGAAGTTTTAATTctcttcctcatctatttttGCAAAGAATTAATTaaatctttttgctaactttggGCAAGCTTAATTAGCTGCCTGAGCTGGACGAATGAActgataaaaaggaaagaaaaagaactaagagctgagagagagagagagagatagagagttaTTCTCTATCTGTGAGCATCGTCTTGCTTATTTGCCAAGATATCAATATTCGTGATACGTGTTCGGGGCGCCCATGACGGAAGGCGAGATAGCGTTGTCCATGTTGGGCACGGATGGAGAGAACAGCGAAGGATCCGGATATCTGTAGAATGACCTTGACGAGCAAAAGATATCGGAGGAGTTGGGAGTGAACAGCGGCATCTCCGACAAGAAAGGATTCAGCGGCGGGAGCTGCTCCAAGGAGATCGGAGATATGGCACCGACAGTAGCCAGCGACGAACAGCTGACATGCACGTCGCCCCCGAAGCTGCTGCAATTCTCCGATGAAGAGGAAGAGTCATCGGAAGCAGATGCGGTAGCCCGGTTATCGTCCTTGTGTTTGCGTGAGGTCTTCGATTGTGAGGGCGCAGGAGGGAGGGAGGACGAGTCGTCATCGGCGGCGGAACGGGAGAGGCCAGTGAGCTTCTGGACGAGGGCCATGAAGTCGCGAGCCTGCGTGTGGATGACCTTGGGCGAGTGGGTGTAGATGATGACCGGGTGGTGGCGCTGCTGCTGGtgagaggaggtggtggtggtggtggtggaggtggaggtggaggaagaagaggaggaggatgaggaagccTTGTGGATGAGGTGGGAGTCCTTGTGGATCTTCAGAGGCGCAGGGCGGGAGCCATTGATCTCTCGCGACACGGAGCTCATGTTGTAATAATGCAacgggaggaggaagagagatgaGAGACTGAGAGAAAGGATGGATGGAGTTAACAatataaagaagaagagaaggaagagaggtacataaataaatttgatatagaATTGGAGAGGAGATTGGTTCGCTCTATTCGTGGTTGGTGGGGAGGGGAAatgtgccatatatatatatatatatatatatatatatatatatatatatatatatatatatatatatatatatatacatatatatatggagGAAGAGGGTGGTGCCAGCCATGTTGACCGTTGACAAGATCAAAGGGGTGGTGAGGTGGAAGGATGGCaggaaaaagagggagagggagttaGAGAGGCGGGTACATGTTGAGGTGAGAGGGGATGACGGAGAGAGAAGGGTGGGGTAGGGGGTTGTGTGGGTGGTGGAGTTTGGGCAACGTACATCATCTTTGTAGCCaaagtgtgtgtgagagagaggatCCGAATATGTCGGATTCGGGTcgcatcaattacatgaggcagcgGGTGGCTTGAGTTTCGTCTGCAAGCACGTGCGCACACGTAGTCTCCTCGTCTCTTGGAGCTCGTGCCCATTACATTTCTGACCCGGTAGCATAGAAGGAGAAATCATTGACCAAATGTGAACTTAATGAGATCGCATGCATCCTTAATTGACTCATGGTTGCGGCTCGCATTGGTCCAAGTTTAAGAAACGGGTTTCGGCGAAGGATGTTGATTGCGAATCTTAATCGATCAAACATCGCATGCCATAGGATCTTCTTGCTGCTGCTTTCCAAGTGGCGTTGGTGAAACATGCATCGATATATGATGCGGGAGGTGCACGATCTTGTCTTCGTGCACGCCACACATTGATTTCTCCCCTTAAAAAATGGCCATGTTAGATGCCAAATGTACTATTAATTTAATATTGGACATTATTGATGATACTAGAAATGAGTTGATGtatttattgattgatttattagaATCATGATTCCTATTCATTTTTTTGGCAATTGAAGCATCTCAACTTGTGTCTGTATTATTGCTCATGGTATCAAGCGAGCCGGATtaagcagaaaaccctaattatatacccttttttttttttccaaattttgACCCTAATAAGTATAACACAATTTATGACTTAGGTTCTCAATTTAAAACCTTTTGCCGtactaaataataaaaaatattaatcttaccctaaaattattttattattataataattattcttGCACCATATATAATTTTATGACATGTTATTGGTAAAATGTTACCATGTAAATTCATAAAACTCGTCAAAAACTAATCAACATTAGTAACATGAGGAGTAATTTCTTGATGAACCCTCAATCAATATAAATACTAATTGAATCAGTCCAATCGATTAGAATCTCAATCATAATCTAATTGAACCAGTCTCAATTTCTTATATAAGTAGTTTGAAATAATCCTAAACTGATCTAATTTGaatttgattagatttaatttaGATCAAACATATCTGAACCAGTCAAGATCGGTCAGGATCACACTGGACCGGCCCGAATCGGTCAATCCAGGCTGGTTCGATCAATTTCCGGAGCTCAGGCCGAGCCATAAAGGGTAAGGGGTTGGACGACACATGAGGCGCAACCTATTGATTGTAGCCTGGCTCAGATCCGAGCTAAGATTGGGGTTAAGAGGCTCGGGCCGGGCTCAGCACAGCGTTAGGTCGGCTCTTCACGGTTCACAAAGGCCTCGGGGCAGGGAAGGCGGCGGGCTGGGCTGCAGCGTCAATCGTAGGCTTTTGGTTCTGGCCTGCGCCGAGCCTCCCAACGCACACTTGAGCAGACTCAACCACAGGCCGGTCTGAGCGACCAATGGAGCGAAAAATGGGCTAAGCTTTGAGCCAAGGCCTCATGGCCAGGAGCTCTGTGCTCGGTCCGTGCCAAGGCCGAGCGTGTGTCCTGGGATGGGTTGGTCTGGTTCGGCCGGTCAGCCTGACTCGGATTAGATCAGTCCCTCAGTCAAATTGAAtcaatctgttttttttttcttcccattTTCGTAGAAACCTTAAAAATTCACAATAACAGgtttaatcataaaaaaattataaatacagatatttgaaacattcaaaaaaagttcataatacaagattaaaTAATCTAAATGGATtgctaataaattaaaattattttcccAACTAAAAATTCTTGTTTTCAAACTAAAAATTTGATAAATTGTAAATAATTCTAGTAAGAACTTACCAAATTGTTTCAAGTATGATCTATTAgagcaaataaaagaaaattttatttttatccaaaactATTTTTGGGGCAAAGGATAAATGACGAAGACAAAATTCGAGCTTAGAGCCTTGTAATATATTgttaaaatttttactagctgAGTTAGCTAACATCTTCAAACTTATTTTTTAGTAACTAATAAAACATAGGTCCAAtgtatttaaatctaaaaaatcTGCATAAGCTGTCTAAAATTCCAAAAATAATATACTTAACTTCACAACTTTgtaatgaaaaatattataacaaataaattgaagaacaagaaaaattaattttctcGTAGATCACCTTGTGACTCTTCCTGTGGCCGAGAACCTACTTTTGTATTGATGAAGAGAGAGTGAACTCTATAAATTCTTAAAAAGAGAGGTGGGGATTGGGAGTAGAATCTCGAATTTAAtaattaaacatttaattttatttatttcgaGTTAGATCAGTACTCAAaatctatttaaaaaataatttcaaatcaAAATCCATTCAAAAAGGAAATGAATACCTAACCTATTCTATTTTTAGTCCAATTTTTCTGAATTTAATTACTGGGGAGTTACATCAGGTCACTGAGATAGCTCCGATATGGTATATTGTCATCAGCTATTACCGACAAAAGTTCCTTAAAGTGAATTGCTCCTGTTTCTTCTGCGAGTTGCAAATGCTCTGTTTGACTGGTCTTCCAGATGTAATGTTCACTGCAACATCAGATGTTTGATGATATAAGCCATAATTTGTCACGTCCGTCCGATTAGGTCAATCGATGATCGATCTTAGCTCCTCACATTGCATGTGGGAATCTGCAGAGCTGCACCGAAATCGAAGATATCCAGTGGAGCTTCTGATGTTAGATTTTGCCTGGCCATGGTTGTCCCCCATGTGCAGCCTCACCAACAGGCTTTGTATCCAAGCGGATGGCGACTTGAGATCCCCTTCCAAAGTCCTCCCAGCTCTACTATCAGTAGCACAGCACACAGTTACTCAGTATCTCTCAGCCTTTTGtttgtatctatgaactcttttgCACAACATTTTCCACTTGTACCGATCCAATTGCTTTATCACcacagcttatatatatataatgcagctGATTGGACATGGACTTCAAACTGAGTGAGCCGCGCAGGTGGCAGTTCCATATACCTAATGAGTAGAATCAAATGTTTCTTGACAAGATCCATGAATGCTAATGTGCAGAAAGTGGTCAACAGAATCCATCCCACACAGCAGGTGTAGCTGCTAGCCATAGAGGACACAGATTTGCAGAGAAGACAGCTGCCTGTGAGCACTCACTGAATGGTATACTGTGCACACTGTCCTCCACCTCATTAGATGAGCTCACCTAAAAGATTACATATGGCTGGCATCTGGCATCTGGCATCTTTGGATCGACGAGGAACTAAAGCAACACCAACCAGCTTGCGTAATCGGGGAGCATTAGCGACCCAACAAAAGGAGAGTACTGCAGCATAGGGAGGAGAGTGATGGATGCACGCTTCACATGCAGGCTTGGACTTTGGACATTCGTAGTCTCCAGGCACAGATAGATGGTCGTTGCATGCGACTCTATACGAAGCcacatctagcttcatgttatatgGTAATGCTGAGTGGTGTCAGATCACGTTTGTGCGATCTCAAATCCACTGAAGAAGTTTAAACGGCATATGCAGCTTTCACTGGGCTGGCCAATCATGTCCCTGGAGCTCCTCTATTGTACAAGGGCCAACTCTTTGTCCCTTGTTCTTGGATGAGGTAGCTTGGTATCAGAAAGCATCAGCAAAGCTTCTGCCATCGATCCAAATGATAGCGTGACATGAAGAGTAGCTTCAGGAAGATTATGAAAACAGCCGGTGGTCAAAAAGATAATGAAAATGACAGAGACAGTAGTGCTGGGGGTAAGAAAAACAAGTAACACAGACAACTGCAGTTGTGTAGCATTCATAGTTTATTTACTTCTCAGTGGACGGACTACATGATCTTCCATTTGAAGGCATTATGGATATACGTACATTATTTACAGGCAATAAAAACTCCGTACCTGAGTTGAAACGCAATAATTGCTTGCTATAGAGGTATGTTTGCTGACATTAACATGCTGATTTCTTCCACGTGTTGCTGATGCACTCAAAACATGCAAATCTTCATATACATGTATGAAAATACAAGTGTGTTTGCTAGTAAGAAATTAGAAGAGGATACAGAAACTGGCTTTCATGAAGTTGTTTTCCACTTTGTTGCGTATCTTTTTGAGCAGTTCATTCCATATCTTTTCATATTGTAAGAACAATCATATGCCCTTCTAAACAGTATCTActttttccttctttccttcACCACTGCTTCAGTTCATGGCCATTTCCACAAACTGTGGATGACAAAAGACAGGTGTTGACCGAGAAGGGAAGTGTCAAATCATGCGAGATGGTACCTTCTCGTATTGACGTGATCCCAATCATCCAAGTCAGAACAACTTATCAGTGTTTGATGCATGAGGCAGCAGCTGTTCTTACGAACCCATCATATCCTGCGCCGCGCTGTGCTGTCTTCATGCATGCAAGCGTGCACTGCTCTGTTGTGTTCAAAGTCGACTGTTGAGTTTTGGCCTTGTGAGGAATATGTGTTTGTTCTCCTCAGCTAGAAATGGTGTTTAAGGTATTCTAAAGCCTGTAATCAGGACAGTAATAGTTTTATAATTGGACAGTATATATCATGATTAAACAACAATACAACCATTTGATTAGCTGGTCAACTGCTATTGCTGCAGTATTAATAAGAAGATGTTTGACATTCATATCGACTAAGTCCTCCCAAATAAGGCCAGCAGAAGTAATTGTTGTGGATGTACCAACGCAGCCGGAGAAGATCCGCAAAACTCGCTCAAAAATAAAAAGCACGAGATAGGGTGAATGCTAATTAGGTACCTGCGATTGCCCTCATCATACATGCGTGTAATGCACATAGGTTTAACTAAATAACCACGCATGCAGGACTTTGTAAAAGAATTTTCGATGatttaaattgaaattaaattgacATTGTCGAACCGGGTTAATGGTTCCATGATTTCAAACCAAATCAGAATCCGATTCTTGCAATTCGGTTTTAgatctataaaaaaaaagaaaaaaaagaggtcAACTGACACCATATTCTTTGCAATCTTTATACTCTCTAATAGCAGTAATAATGGGGGGAAAGAAaaatctataaatacctctcacatTTCATTCTTCCTCACACCATATTCTTTGCAATCTTTATACTCTCTAATAGCAGTAATAATCTCTATCTAATTGCGATTCCAATCTTTTTCTCTCTGGTGCTCCCTCTAACTAATGTAACGGTAAGTGGAAGTTCAATGCTTCCAACCTTAACATAAATACATCTGGAGAAATTTGAAAATCCAATTGTGCCAACCCAAAAAatagtaatattttttttattatagagtTACGATGTGGAAGTCTAACGAAAATAATTTTGTCAGATATAGAAAATTAAACATTCCGATGACTCATGTGAGATGATTTGCAATTTTAGctctcaaatttttttaatttaaaggagGTGGATATGAGACCTTTAGAAAGTATATTGAAAAAAATATCCTACTCAATCGGGTCTTAACAAAAGCCAAAGTTGATTTTTTTTAGGTACGTAACAAACCCTTCTCAAGTATTTCATTTTTCttagaaaaaaagaataattatcaAAATTTATTTCCACCGAAAATGTCTCTATTAGTTTtggtaaaaaatttattttttaattattattattattaaaatacctGACATCCTACTGCAAGACATTTCTAGGATGGATCACTCTCACTTGTACTATTCACAAGctttataaaacaaaaattacaaaatttataTTGAGTTTTTGATGTATGTGTTTCAATTTACAATGATATTTAGAATGATCATTGACAAATATACTTTTACATGCGAACTACAAGTCATTAAATCGATAGTGATTAGACCTTACAAAAATGAATAATTATCTTTAGAGTTTTTGATGAATGGCATACTAcatataatatttatcaaatgTTAAAAACTATTATGACAAAGTATAATTtggctttttatttttttatttttttatagtaaTCTATAAATACTACTTCTATCTCTGAGTTAGGACAAGTTGGTCGATGAGTTTTTggtgatatatttttttcatactagATGTACATATTATGTTTTAAATCTATGTATAGAAGAAgggcttaaatattttgatactttttttttatcccattaagccaattttattttttggattcATCCAAAATAGTGAGCATTATTTTTGCAAATAAATGATAAAAGACACAAAATATTTCTTTGAGATTTTTCTATCTGAGGTAATTCAACTTATAAATAGCTTAATGAAAGTCTTGAATATAGAGAATTATTATATAGTTTTATTGCAAATAATACAAGGCTAGTATTTTTATATCCACAATAATGGAATATTTGTAAAAGAATTAGATATTTCGAAAGTTTTTAATGATGCTACTTATATTTTATCTCAGGCACTTATTATTTTACAactcatttattttaaattgagttTATTGATGTTATTGATGCTTTATTAGAATATGAAATGATAATGAGTTGAATATAACTATTATTGATGCTTTATTAGAACAACATGAAATGAGTTAAATGGGTTAATTATTTTCTAAATATTCTACCCATTTACCATGTTGCTTTTGTTTTTGACATCTTTATAAAATAGATGATTTGCATGACtgcttattataaatatttaatattagtaaaaaaaattgagagaagttaaaaatatcatcatttattTCTATGACTATTATAGTGCTATTTATAGAAAACAAAATAACTCTATCCTTCTAAATCTATGAAGGtatagtttgttgaatctcggattttgatgataaaatcaattgatgggttaattgatctaatccatattattgagttaagtgtgcaggattaactacgataaccagaaaacataaagcaagaataccgaagtcaagttcgatggacgtttaagagaccgaagaatcgtcggagatgctaccggaaccaactgagaagaaatcgggaacctgtcggaattttcggaagttcgccgaagagatcgtcggaagttcgcggagatcaccaagaagaatcggctactcgttaaagtcatcacaagatcgggagctgctgggagtccgtcggaagaaacccgagagtatatcggaagtccgccggaagttcgtcggaaagctcgtcgaaacaagactcgacgttgaaaacttgcttatgatgtttttagttatgtag from Musa acuminata AAA Group cultivar baxijiao chromosome BXJ2-11, Cavendish_Baxijiao_AAA, whole genome shotgun sequence encodes:
- the LOC135627318 gene encoding VQ motif-containing protein 8, chloroplastic-like, encoding MSSVSREINGSRPAPLKIHKDSHLIHKASSSSSSSSSTSTSTTTTTTSSHQQQRHHPVIIYTHSPKVIHTQARDFMALVQKLTGLSRSAADDDSSSLPPAPSQSKTSRKHKDDNRATASASDDSSSSSENCSSFGGDVHVSCSSLATVGAISPISLEQLPPLNPFLSEMPLFTPNSSDIFCSSRSFYRYPDPSLFSPSVPNMDNAISPSVMGAPNTYHEY